In one window of Armatimonadota bacterium DNA:
- a CDS encoding LemA family protein has product MDAVVAVWIIFGLIGLFILYVIFTYNRMVVLRTRINNAWAQIDVQMRRRYDLIPNLVETVKGYAAHERETLENVTKARAAMAEAKTVQEQAQAQNMITSALKTLFAVAEQYPNLKANENFMMLQEELAGTENKIAYARQFYNDTVRAFNAMIQMFPANIVASMFNFTAREYFEIEEAAAREPVRVTFKPEPPAGGEQ; this is encoded by the coding sequence ATGGACGCTGTAGTTGCTGTATGGATCATCTTCGGCCTCATCGGCCTCTTCATCCTCTACGTTATCTTCACCTACAACCGGATGGTGGTGCTGCGCACGCGCATCAACAACGCCTGGGCGCAGATTGACGTCCAGATGCGCCGCCGCTATGACCTCATCCCCAACCTGGTCGAGACGGTCAAAGGCTACGCGGCGCACGAGCGCGAGACCCTCGAAAACGTCACCAAGGCACGCGCCGCCATGGCCGAGGCCAAAACCGTCCAGGAGCAGGCCCAGGCACAGAACATGATCACGTCTGCCCTCAAGACCCTGTTCGCCGTCGCCGAACAGTACCCGAATCTCAAGGCCAACGAGAACTTCATGATGCTCCAGGAAGAACTCGCCGGCACCGAAAACAAGATCGCCTACGCGCGGCAGTTCTACAACGACACGGTGCGCGCGTTCAACGCGATGATCCAGATGTTCCCCGCCAACATCGTCGCGAGCATGTTCAACTTCACTGCGCGCGAGTACTTCGAGATTGAGGAGGCGGCGGCCCGCGAGCCAGTGCGCGTCACCTTCAAGCCCGAACCGCCTGCCGGCGGCGAGCAATAG
- a CDS encoding DUF981 domain-containing protein yields MFIDYVSLLLINMTAGFFLLAYFVYSGLDSPDYTKWAPGFLIVGLVAVSFGAAMTLTWPLPGSFNMAYGEMSVLLGIIFLVAGLATAKGWDLITVACYAFFAGCAAVILGIRIINLDLTLSPMLSGIGFIISGIAGIFAAPTWAFMRANRPYRVVAAIILTAAGLIWAAVVYPAYWAHAESFGEWAPVLMRGAGAP; encoded by the coding sequence ATGTTCATCGACTATGTCTCGCTCTTGCTCATCAACATGACGGCGGGGTTCTTTCTGTTGGCCTATTTCGTGTACTCGGGCCTGGACAGCCCGGACTACACCAAGTGGGCGCCCGGGTTCCTGATCGTCGGCCTGGTCGCTGTGTCCTTTGGCGCGGCCATGACCCTCACCTGGCCGCTGCCCGGCTCCTTCAACATGGCGTACGGGGAAATGTCGGTCCTCCTCGGCATCATCTTCCTCGTCGCCGGGCTCGCCACCGCGAAAGGCTGGGATCTCATCACCGTCGCCTGCTACGCCTTCTTCGCGGGATGCGCCGCCGTCATACTCGGCATCCGCATCATCAACCTCGACTTGACCCTATCCCCGATGCTCTCCGGCATCGGCTTCATCATCTCCGGCATCGCCGGCATCTTCGCCGCCCCGACCTGGGCGTTCATGCGCGCCAACCGTCCCTATCGTGTTGTCGCCGCTATCATCCTCACCGCGGCTGGATTGATCTGGGCTGCCGTCGTCTATCCGGCGTACTGGGCTCACGCCGAGTCCTTCGGCGAGTGGGCGCCCGTGCTCATGCGCGGCGCGGGCGCTCCCTAG
- a CDS encoding NPCBM/NEW2 domain-containing protein gives LLTGDASPVISVWVWAAKSGVASANASPGFLPPPETISLDAAALLPPEDTSALPVATTRTPRPTERIDGVFLDTLDPVSVSQGWGALQRNRSVWDKPMTIAGTRYLRGLGTHAASRIVFALDRRYRRFQSWVGADSATAPTITFEVWIDGEKRWESGLMQREDPAERVDLDISTAKTLELVVTDGGNGVNADHANWADARLVR, from the coding sequence TTGCTCACCGGTGATGCCTCGCCCGTGATCTCGGTGTGGGTGTGGGCGGCCAAATCAGGGGTGGCGAGCGCAAACGCGAGCCCCGGATTCCTGCCCCCGCCGGAGACGATCTCGCTCGACGCGGCGGCACTGCTTCCTCCGGAGGACACGAGCGCCCTTCCGGTCGCGACGACTCGGACCCCCCGTCCCACGGAACGAATTGACGGCGTGTTCCTCGACACCCTCGATCCGGTCTCCGTGTCCCAGGGATGGGGTGCGCTCCAGCGGAACCGCAGCGTGTGGGACAAGCCCATGACCATCGCCGGCACGCGTTACCTGCGGGGCCTCGGTACCCACGCCGCCTCGCGGATCGTCTTCGCGCTTGATCGCCGGTATCGCCGGTTCCAGTCCTGGGTCGGGGCGGACTCGGCAACCGCGCCCACCATAACCTTCGAGGTCTGGATTGACGGCGAGAAGCGCTGGGAGTCTGGCCTGATGCAGCGCGAAGACCCCGCCGAACGCGTCGACCTCGACATCAGCACAGCGAAGACTCTCGAGCTCGTGGTCACCGACGGCGGCAACGGCGTCAACGCGGACCACGCCAATTGGGCCGATGCTCGGTTAGTACGCTAG
- a CDS encoding sensor domain-containing diguanylate cyclase — protein MAANQMRQARAIPIGERVGSVMRAVVLLAVFLMTKLTHGAAGFHELDLVLAVGSAYVLVTTFVAPRGPAARRQRTIMLTVLDILVITWLVRVTGGLASELYILYYLPVLQAGFRLDLRDAVGASVLAAACYLMVGFVIGPMDVIIQSTGVLRMATFSISAIVIALILGVLSKQARYQRDERERAQELLSRTSAIYEIARALNATLEMDELLARLAETAASECGADAARVILVSDDREAQVRAAAGRAETFDESEGHLDAANWIVKNEEVLSIKAGRVSPKSAEGVVPPGDARHYLGAPMIGKGELVGVIELASRSGEGFRDADEDLLVVIAAQAAIAIENAKQYSRAQLMAMTDRLTGLWNHAEFHQRLHEEMARAQRHGRPMSLLFADLDNLKRFNDTHGHRMGDELLRQVAARLRASVRTTDFAARYGGDEFAVILPETTLNGASVACDNLRRAIEQEPFRIADQWAKVTISGGVAAYPEGGTTAEELIDTCDRALREAKRGGGNYIKVHGEAGEGR, from the coding sequence GTGGCAGCGAATCAGATGCGTCAGGCCAGGGCCATCCCAATCGGCGAGCGCGTCGGCTCCGTGATGCGCGCGGTCGTTCTGCTTGCCGTGTTCCTCATGACGAAGCTGACCCACGGCGCCGCCGGCTTCCACGAACTCGACTTGGTGCTCGCGGTGGGCTCTGCCTATGTGCTGGTCACCACGTTTGTCGCTCCGCGGGGGCCTGCCGCGCGGCGTCAGCGCACGATTATGCTGACCGTGCTCGACATCCTGGTCATTACCTGGCTGGTGCGTGTGACCGGGGGGCTGGCCAGCGAGCTTTACATTCTCTACTATCTCCCCGTGCTTCAGGCCGGTTTCCGGCTCGACCTGCGCGATGCAGTGGGGGCATCCGTGCTGGCGGCGGCGTGCTACCTCATGGTCGGCTTCGTCATCGGCCCGATGGACGTCATCATCCAGTCCACCGGCGTCCTGAGGATGGCGACCTTCTCGATATCGGCGATCGTCATCGCGTTGATCCTGGGCGTCCTGTCGAAGCAGGCGCGCTACCAGCGCGACGAGAGGGAGCGCGCGCAGGAGCTTCTCAGCCGCACCTCCGCCATCTATGAGATCGCACGCGCCCTCAACGCAACCCTGGAAATGGATGAGCTGCTCGCACGACTGGCCGAGACCGCCGCTTCCGAGTGCGGGGCCGACGCCGCGCGCGTCATCCTCGTCTCAGATGACCGGGAGGCGCAGGTGCGCGCCGCGGCCGGACGCGCCGAGACGTTCGACGAATCGGAGGGCCACCTCGACGCCGCCAACTGGATTGTGAAGAACGAGGAAGTGCTCAGCATCAAAGCCGGTCGCGTTTCCCCGAAGTCCGCCGAGGGCGTGGTGCCGCCGGGTGACGCCCGCCATTACCTGGGCGCGCCGATGATTGGCAAAGGCGAATTGGTCGGCGTCATCGAACTGGCGTCGCGCAGTGGAGAAGGCTTTCGCGACGCCGACGAAGACCTGCTCGTCGTCATCGCGGCGCAGGCGGCGATCGCCATCGAGAACGCCAAGCAGTACAGTCGCGCGCAGCTGATGGCGATGACCGATCGCCTCACCGGCCTGTGGAATCATGCGGAGTTTCATCAGCGCTTGCACGAGGAGATGGCGCGGGCGCAGCGGCACGGGCGCCCTATGTCCTTGCTCTTCGCCGACCTCGATAACCTCAAGCGCTTCAACGACACCCACGGTCACCGCATGGGCGACGAGCTCTTGCGGCAGGTTGCGGCACGGCTCAGAGCATCCGTGCGCACCACCGACTTCGCCGCTCGCTACGGCGGCGACGAGTTTGCCGTCATTCTCCCCGAGACCACGCTCAACGGCGCCTCCGTCGCGTGCGACAACCTGCGCCGTGCAATCGAACAGGAGCCCTTCCGGATCGCGGACCAGTGGGCCAAAGTCACGATCAGCGGTGGCGTCGCTGCCTACCCGGAGGGTGGGACGACCGCGGAAGAGCTGATTGATACCTGCGATCGTGCGCTCAGGGAGGCCAAGCGGGGCGGGGGGAACTACATCAAGGTCCACGGCGAAGCGGGGGAGGGGCGCTAG
- a CDS encoding GGDEF domain-containing protein, producing MALAPQQRLVYGVRAGAQDRTGAEAIEDFVILILQRGKARLARFSLALKGETDCPVNPPDFLAALRRWRPDMVTVIDTSGFAEELAAEVNRASDGETMLLIAPMPEAAAEQAPTRVGIILPEAFDPRRPEQLISSLIQALSLNPVTKLLGTWALQAHVEQKLRRRTDFAFLYLDLDNFKAYNDAYGFAQGDAVIRMLGGIITAAVRERGNPGDVAAHIGGDDFAVLTTPDQAAAVAESIIGSFDDEAPALYSEEDRTRGGISVMDRQGEAVTYPIMTLSVAGVLTSKRPIGSYRELSDIAAEIKTYAKSLPGSVYVEERRRGEGGGTQSASSEHGSASAATRKEKK from the coding sequence GTGGCTCTGGCGCCGCAGCAGCGACTGGTGTACGGTGTGCGGGCCGGCGCACAAGATCGCACAGGGGCGGAGGCCATCGAGGATTTCGTCATACTGATCCTTCAGCGGGGTAAGGCCAGACTGGCGCGTTTCTCCCTTGCCCTCAAGGGGGAGACCGACTGCCCCGTCAACCCGCCGGACTTCCTCGCCGCCCTGCGGCGGTGGCGGCCGGACATGGTCACCGTCATTGACACGTCCGGCTTCGCGGAGGAGCTTGCCGCCGAGGTCAACCGTGCGAGCGACGGTGAGACCATGCTGCTCATCGCGCCCATGCCGGAGGCCGCCGCCGAACAGGCGCCCACTCGGGTCGGCATCATACTGCCTGAAGCCTTCGACCCGCGGCGCCCCGAGCAACTCATCAGCTCGCTGATTCAGGCGCTGTCGCTCAACCCAGTCACCAAGCTGCTCGGCACCTGGGCGCTCCAGGCGCACGTCGAACAGAAGCTCCGCCGTCGCACCGATTTCGCATTCCTCTACCTCGATCTGGATAACTTCAAGGCCTACAACGACGCGTACGGCTTCGCCCAGGGTGACGCCGTCATCCGCATGCTCGGCGGCATCATCACCGCCGCCGTACGCGAGCGCGGCAACCCGGGGGACGTGGCCGCACATATCGGCGGCGACGATTTCGCAGTCCTGACGACGCCGGACCAGGCCGCGGCCGTCGCCGAGTCCATCATCGGGTCGTTCGACGACGAGGCGCCCGCTCTGTACTCGGAGGAAGATCGCACGCGAGGCGGCATTTCGGTGATGGACCGCCAGGGCGAGGCCGTGACCTATCCGATCATGACCCTTTCCGTTGCCGGCGTACTGACTTCGAAGCGGCCGATCGGGAGCTACCGCGAGCTGAGCGACATCGCCGCTGAAATCAAGACGTACGCGAAATCATTGCCGGGCAGCGTGTACGTCGAGGAGCGTCGGCGGGGTGAGGGCGGCGGAACGCAGTCCGCTTCCAGCGAGCACGGCTCCGCTTCGGCTGCGACGCGCAAGGAGAAGAAATGA
- a CDS encoding MoaD/ThiS family protein — MTIRVFGRLRQVLAADSIELEAATVGEALDVLRAKLDRGDAEGHGMLDKAVILVNGRNIQALAGRETALNASDQVTVLQQIAGG, encoded by the coding sequence ATGACGATCCGAGTATTCGGCCGGCTGCGCCAGGTGCTCGCGGCCGATTCCATTGAGCTTGAGGCGGCGACAGTCGGTGAGGCCCTCGACGTTCTCCGAGCGAAGCTCGACCGCGGCGACGCCGAGGGTCACGGCATGCTCGACAAGGCGGTCATCCTCGTCAACGGTCGCAACATCCAAGCTCTCGCCGGACGCGAAACCGCCCTGAACGCAAGCGATCAGGTGACCGTCCTCCAGCAGATCGCCGGCGGGTGA
- a CDS encoding class I SAM-dependent methyltransferase: MRVDPAPTDAALTDYYRAYADHMRAGGRSARGEAEVYARADADVADLERWRAPGRLLDVGCGGGHLLRAAQRRGWDVFGTEVGEHAVAALRAEFGSHRIWHARAGADDVISGMRFDAVVMRHVLEHVRDPTAALRQVRAMLGPGGIMLCEVPDVSALRIRLRRRPLMGQLHLWHFSAATLAALLVRQEFGVNEICFRDHRGPVGPTWRRLARRLRFGLENAAWRWARVDLGTNVRIYATPLTY; the protein is encoded by the coding sequence ATGCGCGTTGATCCGGCGCCGACCGATGCTGCTTTGACGGACTATTACCGGGCTTACGCGGATCACATGCGAGCCGGCGGGCGCAGCGCCCGAGGTGAGGCCGAGGTGTATGCTCGCGCTGATGCCGACGTCGCCGACCTCGAGCGGTGGCGCGCCCCTGGCCGCCTGCTGGATGTCGGCTGCGGGGGCGGGCACCTCTTGCGCGCGGCGCAGCGACGGGGATGGGATGTCTTCGGCACCGAAGTGGGCGAGCACGCGGTCGCAGCTCTGCGTGCGGAGTTTGGCTCACACCGCATTTGGCACGCACGCGCCGGCGCCGACGACGTCATTTCGGGTATGCGCTTCGACGCCGTCGTGATGCGTCACGTCTTGGAGCACGTGCGCGATCCTACCGCCGCCCTCCGCCAGGTGCGCGCCATGCTTGGGCCGGGCGGCATCATGCTGTGCGAGGTGCCGGACGTATCAGCGTTGCGCATCCGACTCCGTCGCCGACCGCTCATGGGGCAACTTCATCTCTGGCATTTCAGTGCCGCGACCCTCGCCGCGCTTCTCGTGCGACAGGAATTCGGGGTTAACGAGATCTGCTTCCGCGATCACCGCGGCCCGGTCGGGCCGACGTGGCGCAGGTTGGCGCGCCGGCTCCGCTTTGGGCTGGAGAACGCCGCGTGGCGTTGGGCGCGGGTGGATCTAGGCACGAACGTGCGCATCTATGCTACGCCCCTCACTTATTGA
- a CDS encoding insulinase family protein, with translation MTRQRARPGAGPFATAQTFLALVAVAGFAAVALAAPVEVFDGSTVHFSRLDNGLRVIVKEDHSAPVVAVNVVIRAGSRCETRDNNGVSHFIEHMSFRAARDGGGGRLGPTIEGLGGIANGGTLRDFTHYTTVTASQHLDVALNALAKALVRPQFDDAAVLDERLVLMREAIHLTDQPAAAAWDMAFKLAYGDHPYALPIGGTSASLLRVDKDALTAFYGQWYVPNNASVVIVGDVAPEKAAAAVARAFLGWQQGGEPAPPPAVPPLRKRLERVKPGEAPQATVLMGFHAPGIARPDDVCAADLLLTILGEGYTSRLTQALRQTHLADQVRVDFLTQELPGLFGVLATCAPERVDDVREAIEREVTRLSNELIGDEELANAQRRLAHSFVFSNETFEEQAATLGFYEVIASYEFACGYLDRVRSVTAAELQTAARAYLNPKRSVWVALVPQTGPGTGPGVVAARGAAE, from the coding sequence ATGACCCGCCAGCGTGCGAGGCCCGGAGCCGGACCGTTTGCCACTGCGCAGACGTTCCTGGCACTCGTTGCCGTCGCCGGCTTTGCCGCCGTGGCCCTCGCCGCGCCGGTCGAGGTGTTCGACGGCAGCACCGTGCATTTCTCCCGCCTCGACAACGGGCTGCGCGTCATCGTCAAGGAGGACCATTCGGCGCCGGTGGTCGCCGTCAACGTGGTGATCCGCGCGGGCAGCCGCTGCGAGACCAGGGACAACAACGGGGTCTCCCATTTTATCGAGCACATGAGTTTCCGCGCTGCCCGCGACGGCGGGGGCGGCCGGCTCGGCCCGACTATCGAGGGCCTCGGAGGCATCGCGAACGGCGGCACGCTTCGCGACTTCACTCACTACACGACGGTCACCGCCTCGCAGCATCTCGATGTCGCTCTCAATGCATTGGCCAAGGCGCTGGTGCGCCCGCAGTTTGACGACGCCGCAGTGCTCGACGAGCGTCTCGTGCTGATGCGCGAAGCGATACACCTGACGGATCAGCCGGCAGCCGCCGCGTGGGACATGGCGTTCAAGCTCGCTTACGGGGATCATCCGTATGCCCTGCCGATTGGCGGCACCAGTGCGTCGCTCCTTCGCGTGGACAAAGACGCGCTCACAGCCTTCTACGGCCAGTGGTACGTGCCGAATAACGCCTCGGTCGTCATCGTGGGCGATGTTGCCCCGGAGAAAGCGGCGGCCGCCGTTGCGCGCGCATTCCTGGGCTGGCAGCAAGGCGGAGAGCCAGCGCCCCCGCCAGCGGTGCCACCCCTGCGGAAGAGACTGGAACGCGTGAAACCGGGAGAGGCGCCGCAAGCAACCGTCCTAATGGGATTCCACGCTCCCGGTATCGCACGACCCGACGACGTGTGCGCGGCCGATTTGCTTCTCACCATACTCGGGGAAGGCTACACTTCGCGCCTCACGCAGGCGTTGCGCCAAACGCATCTGGCCGATCAGGTAAGGGTTGACTTCCTGACCCAGGAGCTGCCCGGGCTTTTCGGCGTGCTCGCGACCTGCGCGCCGGAGCGCGTTGACGACGTGCGTGAGGCCATCGAGCGCGAGGTGACCCGGCTGAGCAACGAACTCATCGGCGATGAAGAGCTGGCCAATGCGCAGCGCCGTCTCGCGCACAGCTTTGTCTTCTCGAATGAGACATTCGAGGAGCAAGCCGCCACGCTGGGCTTCTACGAGGTGATCGCCAGTTATGAATTCGCCTGTGGCTATCTCGACCGCGTGCGCTCAGTGACGGCTGCGGAGCTGCAGACGGCCGCCCGGGCATACCTTAACCCGAAGCGCTCGGTGTGGGTGGCGCTCGTGCCGCAAACCGGGCCGGGCACAGGCCCCGGCGTGGTCGCCGCTCGGGGAGCCGCGGAGTGA
- a CDS encoding insulinase family protein yields the protein MRRQPPRALIYLAALALLAGGAPAATGAITRDVLDNGLVVIASPSETGTIAAVAVLVKASALHEPADKAGLRQLLQQTSVRGSENLSGAELASALDELGAELDAGPALDYVWLSLVCLGQDLPRAMELLAEVVRRPRFAEREVEGRRESALRYVESLRSNPFETAQNLLRQGLYEGHPYSRPTQGTKDSLAAITRSDLVEFHRRYYVPNNTVIAVAGAASRDAVLETTRRHFGNWGRADVPLLDPQPIPALERSTMHLREAPVSEAYLMLGFAVTPLTADTYPVWEVVRSLLGRGMGSRLFAALREKAPAAYQADAYYFPLAHTGCVAGYVFADAAELESAKEALIAEFERLRRTEVERAELERAQEFAVGTYALSHQKARDRAFHLARYEAIGLGWKFDERYAGAIRAVTAAEVRDAARRHFTHYSLGLVLPEN from the coding sequence GTGAGACGCCAACCGCCCCGGGCTCTGATCTACCTCGCTGCGCTAGCGCTGCTCGCGGGCGGCGCGCCGGCCGCTACCGGCGCGATCACTAGGGATGTGCTCGACAACGGCCTCGTTGTCATCGCGAGCCCGAGCGAGACTGGCACTATCGCCGCCGTCGCGGTGCTCGTCAAGGCGTCGGCCCTGCACGAACCGGCCGACAAGGCGGGCCTGCGCCAGCTCCTCCAACAGACGTCGGTTCGCGGCAGTGAGAACCTGTCCGGCGCGGAATTGGCGTCGGCGCTGGATGAGTTGGGAGCAGAACTCGACGCCGGGCCGGCCTTGGACTACGTGTGGCTGTCGCTGGTGTGCCTGGGGCAGGATCTACCTCGCGCGATGGAGTTGCTCGCCGAAGTCGTGCGGCGCCCGCGGTTTGCCGAACGCGAGGTCGAGGGGCGGCGCGAAAGCGCCCTGCGCTACGTGGAGTCACTGCGCAGCAATCCGTTCGAGACGGCCCAGAACCTGCTGCGTCAAGGGTTGTACGAGGGCCATCCCTACTCGCGGCCGACGCAGGGCACCAAGGACTCCCTGGCGGCGATCACCCGGAGCGACCTCGTGGAGTTCCACAGGCGGTACTACGTGCCCAATAACACGGTTATTGCGGTCGCCGGGGCCGCGTCCCGCGACGCCGTGCTGGAGACGACCCGGCGCCATTTCGGTAACTGGGGGCGCGCCGACGTGCCGCTGCTCGATCCGCAGCCGATTCCCGCGCTCGAACGATCCACCATGCACCTGCGCGAGGCGCCGGTGAGCGAGGCGTATCTCATGCTCGGATTCGCCGTCACGCCGCTGACGGCCGACACCTACCCGGTGTGGGAAGTGGTCCGCTCGCTGCTCGGGCGGGGCATGGGCTCTCGCTTGTTCGCGGCGCTGCGGGAGAAGGCTCCCGCAGCGTACCAGGCCGACGCCTATTACTTCCCCTTGGCGCACACCGGTTGCGTCGCCGGGTACGTGTTCGCGGACGCGGCTGAACTCGAGAGTGCGAAGGAAGCGCTGATCGCGGAATTCGAGCGGCTGCGCCGGACAGAGGTGGAGCGGGCGGAGTTGGAGCGGGCGCAGGAATTCGCCGTCGGCACGTACGCCCTGAGCCACCAGAAGGCGAGGGACCGGGCGTTTCACCTCGCGCGCTATGAAGCGATCGGGCTCGGGTGGAAGTTCGATGAGCGGTATGCCGGGGCGATTAGGGCGGTCACCGCTGCGGAGGTGCGGGACGCCGCCCGCCGCCATTTCACCCACTACTCGCTGGGGCTGGTGTTGCCCGAGAACTAG
- a CDS encoding zinc-ribbon domain containing protein yields MDERAEKRGTCKECKRAFVFTPAEREAFAAQGRYHIPSRCPECREARAQARAEGAAKRPRHPIVCAKCGARTLVPFVPRTQKPVYCRACFLEMRDGAMSSSGSR; encoded by the coding sequence ATGGACGAGCGCGCGGAAAAGCGAGGGACCTGCAAGGAGTGCAAGCGGGCGTTCGTCTTCACCCCCGCCGAGCGAGAGGCTTTTGCCGCGCAAGGCCGCTATCACATTCCCAGCCGCTGCCCCGAGTGTCGCGAGGCTCGTGCTCAGGCCAGGGCGGAAGGTGCGGCGAAGCGTCCTCGTCACCCCATAGTATGCGCCAAATGCGGCGCCCGTACCCTCGTGCCGTTCGTCCCGCGGACTCAGAAGCCCGTCTATTGCCGCGCGTGCTTCCTCGAGATGCGCGACGGAGCAATGTCATCCTCGGGGAGTCGCTGA
- a CDS encoding sugar phosphate isomerase/epimerase, whose protein sequence is MRIGVMLSSFGRALAKGDLSVADAVACCADAGAHGVEPSARLVADQGADGLNQLLDSHGLTVPCYDVFADLIQDDPSGRREAIAELVAEVRQAAGLGAPVVLVVPGALREGIDRPLAITRAAESIRSVIPAAESLGVALTVEQMGSDQALCTRGEHMRAVVEAVDSPRFGLTYDPGNFYITGEDCVKPLPDLLPWVRHVHFKDIKLRPDGWDSVPLGTGEVPLEAVYRILAQGGYDGCISVEYEGPDDPCAAVRAGVSYVSELLSC, encoded by the coding sequence GTGAGGATTGGCGTGATGCTGTCGTCCTTTGGGCGCGCCCTGGCTAAGGGCGACCTGTCCGTAGCGGATGCTGTCGCCTGCTGCGCGGATGCCGGCGCGCACGGTGTCGAGCCGTCCGCGCGACTCGTCGCCGACCAGGGCGCGGATGGCCTCAATCAACTGCTCGACAGTCACGGCCTGACGGTGCCGTGCTATGACGTGTTCGCGGACCTGATCCAGGACGACCCCTCAGGGCGTCGCGAAGCGATTGCCGAGCTGGTCGCTGAAGTGCGACAGGCAGCGGGCCTGGGCGCGCCGGTGGTGCTTGTCGTCCCGGGCGCATTGCGGGAAGGGATTGACCGTCCTCTCGCCATCACGCGCGCCGCCGAGAGCATCCGCTCGGTGATCCCCGCGGCGGAAAGCCTCGGTGTCGCGCTCACGGTCGAGCAGATGGGCAGTGACCAAGCGCTCTGCACGCGCGGCGAGCATATGCGCGCGGTCGTGGAGGCGGTTGACTCGCCGCGTTTCGGTTTGACGTACGATCCGGGGAATTTCTACATCACGGGCGAGGACTGCGTGAAGCCGCTGCCGGATTTGCTGCCATGGGTGCGCCACGTCCATTTCAAGGACATCAAGCTGCGGCCGGACGGCTGGGACTCTGTGCCCCTCGGAACCGGCGAGGTGCCGCTTGAGGCGGTGTATCGCATTCTCGCACAAGGCGGCTATGACGGCTGCATATCGGTCGAATACGAGGGCCCTGACGACCCGTGCGCGGCGGTCCGCGCAGGAGTCTCATACGTCAGCGAGCTGCTGAGTTGCTAG
- a CDS encoding DegT/DnrJ/EryC1/StrS family aminotransferase: MNEKRRKEVLKRGRPAVAWPGEPLLGSCYGEEEIEAVVRAIRDSMDPTVGFGFICEEIEEFERAFAEYCGTTNCVSINGAGGGLDMAVMCLDLEPGDEVICPSINFRAAPMSIIGAGAKLILCEIDPRTFNVDPNDVERRITPRTRAILPTHMNGLSAPMDDLLELAERHPHPKHGPIKVIGDGARACGGGYKGTKIGKRGWMNIFSFHTQKLMTTLGEGGAITTDDDGIIPRLKGIRQFGGALDDGSANPRGAGWGSNYKMTKVQAAVGLVQLPRLDGLIARRREVARARSEMLHGCPGLTLPYEPDGYEHTYYLYTILVPREWAGGKRDRLLTMLADEYGVNCVVANPPVHRTVAFIKRHTQGQELPLSDEIGARLFCPPMHPCMSEEDNEFICAAIWEAAARIEKGP, from the coding sequence ATGAACGAGAAACGGCGCAAAGAGGTCTTGAAACGGGGACGCCCGGCGGTCGCGTGGCCGGGGGAGCCATTGCTCGGCAGCTGTTACGGCGAAGAGGAGATCGAGGCCGTCGTGAGGGCGATCCGCGACTCGATGGATCCCACGGTCGGATTCGGCTTCATCTGCGAGGAGATCGAGGAATTCGAGAGGGCCTTCGCGGAGTACTGCGGCACGACGAATTGCGTCTCAATCAACGGCGCCGGCGGCGGACTCGACATGGCCGTGATGTGCCTAGACCTTGAACCGGGCGACGAGGTCATTTGCCCGTCAATAAACTTCCGCGCGGCGCCAATGTCCATTATCGGCGCGGGCGCGAAGCTCATTCTATGCGAGATTGATCCCCGCACGTTCAACGTGGATCCGAACGACGTGGAGAGGCGCATCACGCCGCGCACGCGTGCCATTCTGCCGACGCACATGAACGGGCTGTCGGCTCCGATGGACGACTTGCTCGAACTCGCCGAGCGTCACCCCCACCCGAAGCACGGCCCGATCAAGGTCATCGGCGACGGGGCGCGCGCTTGCGGCGGCGGCTACAAGGGAACGAAGATCGGCAAGCGGGGCTGGATGAACATCTTCAGTTTTCACACGCAGAAGCTGATGACGACGCTCGGCGAGGGCGGCGCGATAACGACGGACGACGACGGGATCATCCCGCGCCTGAAGGGGATTCGTCAGTTTGGCGGCGCGCTGGACGACGGCAGCGCCAATCCGAGGGGAGCAGGCTGGGGCTCCAACTACAAGATGACGAAGGTGCAGGCGGCCGTCGGGCTCGTCCAGCTTCCGCGCCTCGACGGACTGATCGCGCGGCGGCGTGAGGTGGCGCGGGCGCGCAGCGAGATGCTCCACGGCTGTCCGGGCCTGACCCTGCCCTATGAACCGGATGGCTACGAGCACACGTACTACCTCTATACGATTCTCGTGCCGCGCGAGTGGGCGGGCGGGAAGCGCGATCGCCTTCTGACCATGCTCGCAGACGAGTACGGTGTCAATTGCGTCGTCGCCAACCCGCCGGTTCATAGGACCGTGGCCTTCATCAAGCGGCATACGCAGGGGCAAGAGCTGCCCCTTTCCGACGAGATCGGCGCGCGGCTATTCTGTCCGCCCATGCACCCCTGTATGTCGGAGGAGGACAACGAGTTCATCTGCGCGGCGATCTGGGAAGCTGCGGCGCGGATCGAGAAGGGACCGTGA